One window from the genome of Pyrus communis chromosome 16, drPyrComm1.1, whole genome shotgun sequence encodes:
- the LOC137721000 gene encoding uncharacterized protein, whose protein sequence is MPGCFSIVASRDRCFRYSFSSSGLKSTTTDLGDGTVMHCWAPKNHSPSKPTLLLIHGIGANAMWQWHDFVSPLVSRFNLYIPDLVFFGDSYSSRPERSEIFQARCVMALMDAHGVKKMMVTGISYGGFVAYRMAAQFGERIDRLVLCCAGVCTEEKDMENGMFQVKSVEEAMNVLLPQKPQHFRDLMKISFYKPVKNVPSCFLNDFIEVMCSEHLQERKELIQALHKDRKLSDLPKINHPTLIIWGEHDLVFPLELAHRLKRQIGESADLVIIKNAGHAINAEKPKEMCKHMKSFLMDPLPTAKRKNHSNGRKVD, encoded by the exons atgcCGGGGTGCTTCAGCATAGTAGCGTCACGCGACCGCTGCTTCCGCtactccttctcctcctccggCCTAAAGTCCACCACCACCGATTTGGGCGATGGCACCGTCATGCACTGCTGGGCTCCCAAAAACCACTCCCCATCCAAACCCACCCTCCTCCTCATCCACGGCATCGGCGCCAACGCAATGTGGCAGTGGCACGACTTCGTCTCCCCTCTCGTCTCCCGCTTCAACCTCTACATCCCCGACCTCGTCTTCTTCGGCGACTCCTACTCCTCCCGCCCTGAACGTTCTGAGATTTTCCAGGCACGCTGCGTCATGGCCCTCATGGACGCCCACGGAGTCAAGAAAATGATGGTCACCGGCATCAGCTACGGCGGCTTCGTGGCCTACCGCATGGCGGCGCAGTTTGGGGAAAGAATAGACAGGCTGGTGCTGTGCTGCGCCGGGGTGTGCACGGAGGAAAAGGATATGGAGAATGGGATGTTTCAGGTGAAGAGCGTGGAGGAGGCCATGAATGTTTTGTTGCCCCAGAAGCCTCAGCATTTTAGGGACTTGATGAAGATCTCTTTTTACAAGCCTGTTAAGAATGTCCCCTCTTGTTTTCTCAATGATTTCATTGAG GTGATGTGTTCAGAACATCTTCAAGAGAGGAAAGAATTGATTCAAGCACTACACAAGGACAGGAAGTTGTCTGATCTTCCGAAGATAAACCAT CCTACATTAATCATCTGGGGAGAGCATGACCTGGTATTCCCACTGGAATTGGCGCACCGATTAAAAAG GCAAATAGGTGAGAGTGCAGACCTAGTGATCATAAAGAACGCAGGGCATGCTATAAATGCAGAGAAACCGAAAGAGATGTGCAAGCACATGAAGTCTTTCCTCATGGATCCTCTCCCTACAGCTAAACGTAAAAACCACAGCAACGGCCGCAAGGTGGATTGA